From Stigmatella erecta, one genomic window encodes:
- a CDS encoding VOC family protein, whose amino-acid sequence MANASGDFIWYELLTANTGAAAEFYGAVLGWRARSADGSDRGYRLFSTGETDVAGSMEIPVSQSPTGMRPMWLGYVAVDNVDAAVSRLVAAGGTQHLPPTEVPGVGRFSMVGDPQGALFYVMRGAVEGGTSTSFHPSKAGHCQWNELSTTDPAAAVSFYGSHFGWEKGDAMPMGEMGDYQFLDHHGQTFGALMRQPPGALKPRWMFYFGVEDIDAATATATRMGAKLLDGPSEVPGNIFTSIAEDPQGATFGLVGPRKK is encoded by the coding sequence ATGGCGAACGCTTCAGGCGACTTCATCTGGTACGAGCTGCTGACGGCCAACACCGGCGCCGCGGCCGAGTTCTACGGCGCGGTGCTGGGCTGGCGGGCGCGCTCCGCGGATGGCTCGGACAGGGGGTACCGGCTCTTCTCCACCGGTGAGACGGATGTGGCCGGCTCGATGGAGATCCCCGTGAGCCAAAGCCCCACCGGCATGCGTCCCATGTGGCTGGGCTACGTGGCCGTGGACAACGTGGACGCGGCCGTGTCCCGCCTCGTCGCCGCGGGGGGCACCCAGCACCTGCCCCCGACCGAGGTTCCCGGCGTCGGCCGCTTCTCCATGGTGGGGGATCCGCAAGGCGCGCTGTTCTACGTGATGCGCGGCGCGGTCGAGGGCGGGACGAGCACCTCGTTCCACCCCTCGAAGGCGGGCCACTGCCAGTGGAACGAGCTGTCCACGACGGACCCTGCCGCCGCCGTCTCCTTCTATGGCAGCCACTTCGGCTGGGAGAAAGGCGACGCGATGCCGATGGGCGAGATGGGCGACTACCAGTTCCTAGATCACCATGGGCAGACGTTCGGTGCCCTGATGCGCCAGCCCCCGGGAGCGCTGAAGCCCCGGTGGATGTTCTACTTCGGCGTCGAGGACATCGACGCCGCCACGGCCACCGCCACCCGCATGGGCGCCAAGCTGCTCGACGGTCCGTCCGAGGTTCCCGGCAATATCTTCACCAGCATCGCCGAGGACCCGCAGGGCGCGACGTTTGGCCTGGTGGGCCCCCGGAAGAAGTAG
- a CDS encoding DUF1428 domain-containing protein has product MKYVDGFVAAVPAANKELYRQHAAGAVHLFKEFGATRVVECWGDDVPDGKLTDFRRAVQAQEGEVVVFSWIEYPSKEVRDAANKRMMTDPRMQTMGEQMPFDAKRMIFGGFMSIVDE; this is encoded by the coding sequence ATGAAATACGTGGATGGGTTCGTGGCCGCTGTGCCCGCAGCCAACAAAGAGCTGTACCGCCAGCATGCCGCCGGCGCGGTGCACCTGTTCAAGGAGTTCGGCGCCACGCGCGTGGTGGAGTGCTGGGGTGACGACGTGCCGGACGGAAAGCTCACCGACTTCCGGCGCGCGGTGCAGGCGCAGGAGGGGGAAGTCGTGGTGTTCAGCTGGATCGAGTACCCCTCCAAGGAGGTGCGCGATGCGGCCAACAAGCGCATGATGACCGACCCGCGCATGCAGACGATGGGCGAGCAGATGCCCTTCGATGCCAAGCGGATGATCTTCGGCGGCTTCATGTCGATCGTGGATGAGTGA
- a CDS encoding MarR family winged helix-turn-helix transcriptional regulator, whose amino-acid sequence MSRKVPFETTLEVRDTCLCLHVQRAARALARRFDEALRPVGLTHGQFSLLNALNRPQPATLGAVARLLVMDRTTVTAALKPLERDGLVSIQADPSDRRSRLLTLTGKGLETLAAAVPIWRETHAALEAGLFPSSSDGLRAALLALC is encoded by the coding sequence ATGTCAAGGAAAGTCCCGTTCGAGACCACGCTGGAGGTGCGTGACACGTGCCTGTGCCTGCACGTGCAGCGGGCCGCGCGCGCGCTCGCCCGGCGGTTCGACGAGGCCCTGCGGCCCGTGGGGCTGACGCACGGACAGTTCTCGCTGCTCAACGCGCTCAACCGGCCCCAGCCGGCCACCCTGGGCGCGGTGGCGCGGCTGCTGGTGATGGACCGCACGACGGTGACCGCCGCCCTCAAACCGCTGGAGCGGGACGGGCTGGTCTCCATCCAAGCGGACCCCAGCGACCGCCGGAGCCGGCTGCTGACGCTGACCGGGAAGGGCCTGGAGACCCTGGCCGCCGCCGTGCCCATCTGGCGGGAGACCCACGCGGCCCTCGAAGCGGGACTGTTTCCCTCTTCCTCGGACGGGCTGCGCGCCGCGCTGCTCGCGCTGTGCTGA
- a CDS encoding MSCRAMM family protein produces MKQSLAGVAAVAVAGSVLGLWFLGERTEPEEALAGTTLERGTGEPLARVELRLIPRALLSSLRDPGEVDARPHSVTTSTASGEFRFTGVPPGKYRLEAHAPGHVPYVLPLVQVPFPGSLLLDLLRGGTVEGVAVTPGGAPVPGATVRATGLTQATALTDAQGRFTLTLPPGSHALSAVRAQEAGAVDAPLQVQPDHPLRGLRVVLGAGALLEGHVMRPEGSPVPGARVEVFAEGAQAPDVRVGTDAAGAFRVAPLAPGTYRVQAHSPEGGPSPTQPVSVAAGERVSLTLISPMSGPAPGEGARRLQGHVIDPRGHAVQDFRLEVTPLDTQQTRALDFMGDRFELALSPGRYRLYVSLADGERTEWTLDTEARALTPIDVLVHPGMPLSGRVVDPVTREPLKDITVLTARYGLAVTQADGRFVFRDLPPGAHTLEFQRPGAKAFHPITLEPGKAQELGDLPFVPAPPAPR; encoded by the coding sequence GTGAAACAGAGCCTGGCCGGGGTGGCGGCCGTCGCGGTGGCCGGCTCCGTCCTGGGCCTCTGGTTCCTCGGCGAACGGACGGAGCCCGAGGAGGCGCTGGCCGGCACCACCCTGGAGCGGGGCACCGGTGAGCCCCTCGCGCGGGTGGAGCTCCGCCTCATCCCCCGCGCCCTCCTGTCCAGCCTCCGGGACCCGGGCGAGGTGGACGCCCGGCCGCATTCCGTCACCACCAGCACGGCGAGCGGTGAGTTCCGCTTCACCGGCGTGCCCCCCGGCAAGTACCGGCTGGAGGCCCATGCCCCGGGCCATGTCCCTTATGTGCTGCCGCTCGTGCAGGTTCCCTTCCCAGGCTCGCTCCTCCTGGACCTGCTCCGGGGCGGCACCGTGGAGGGCGTGGCCGTTACCCCCGGGGGAGCGCCCGTCCCCGGCGCGACCGTGCGGGCCACGGGCCTGACCCAGGCCACGGCCCTCACGGATGCCCAGGGCCGCTTCACCCTCACGCTTCCTCCCGGCAGCCATGCCCTCTCCGCCGTGCGCGCACAGGAGGCCGGGGCCGTGGACGCGCCCCTCCAGGTGCAGCCGGATCATCCGCTGCGCGGACTGCGCGTCGTGCTGGGAGCAGGGGCCCTGCTCGAGGGCCACGTCATGCGCCCGGAGGGTTCACCCGTGCCCGGCGCCCGGGTCGAGGTCTTCGCCGAGGGCGCCCAGGCCCCGGACGTCCGGGTGGGAACGGATGCGGCGGGAGCGTTTCGCGTCGCCCCGCTGGCACCGGGCACCTATCGCGTCCAGGCCCACTCGCCCGAGGGCGGCCCGAGCCCCACCCAGCCTGTCTCCGTGGCCGCGGGCGAACGGGTGTCCCTGACGTTGATCTCCCCGATGAGCGGGCCTGCGCCCGGAGAAGGTGCCCGCCGCCTTCAGGGCCACGTCATCGACCCCCGGGGCCATGCCGTTCAGGACTTTCGCCTGGAGGTGACGCCCCTGGACACGCAGCAGACGCGGGCCCTGGACTTCATGGGTGACCGGTTCGAGCTGGCGCTCTCCCCGGGGCGATACCGGCTCTATGTGTCCCTGGCCGACGGCGAGCGCACCGAGTGGACCTTGGACACGGAGGCCCGTGCCCTGACGCCCATCGACGTGCTCGTGCATCCCGGCATGCCCCTCTCGGGGCGGGTGGTTGATCCCGTCACGCGAGAGCCCCTGAAGGACATCACCGTGCTCACCGCCCGGTACGGGCTGGCCGTCACGCAGGCGGATGGCCGCTTTGTCTTTCGCGATCTTCCCCCCGGAGCGCACACGCTCGAGTTCCAACGCCCGGGCGCGAAGGCCTTTCACCCCATCACCCTGGAGCCTGGAAAGGCCCAGGAACTGGGAGACCTCCCCTTTGTTCCGGCTCCGCCCGCTCCGCGCTGA
- a CDS encoding endonuclease I family protein, whose translation MSRSTPAAPRTSGRPAPLAWGDTFTPSAAPKGAKRAETPQTPPADPFEGLRDQALLRAIQQSSAGKDVPSYNEARKILFTDLDVHGGKVECVYTGREIAGGRIPSSTDMNVEHTWPQSKGATGDAKSDLHHLFPTDAKANSKRGNFPFGEVKTVQWSQNGAKFGLDAQGRKVFEPPDEHKGNVARAMFYFSAEYNKAIPNDEEAVLRQWNTLDTVDAAEVARNRRISGLQGNVNQFVEHAELVDRVRDF comes from the coding sequence GTGTCCCGTTCCACGCCCGCGGCGCCGCGTACCTCGGGCCGCCCGGCCCCCCTGGCCTGGGGAGACACCTTCACCCCCTCGGCCGCCCCCAAGGGAGCAAAGCGCGCCGAGACGCCGCAGACGCCCCCGGCCGATCCGTTCGAGGGGCTGCGCGACCAGGCGCTGCTCCGGGCCATCCAGCAGTCGTCGGCGGGCAAGGACGTGCCCAGCTACAACGAGGCCCGGAAGATCCTCTTCACGGACCTGGATGTGCACGGTGGCAAGGTGGAGTGCGTGTACACGGGGCGGGAAATCGCCGGGGGCCGCATCCCGAGCAGCACGGACATGAACGTGGAGCACACCTGGCCGCAGTCGAAGGGGGCCACGGGGGACGCGAAGAGCGACCTGCACCACCTGTTCCCGACGGATGCGAAGGCCAACTCCAAGCGGGGCAACTTCCCGTTCGGGGAAGTGAAGACGGTGCAGTGGAGCCAGAACGGCGCGAAGTTCGGCCTGGATGCGCAGGGGCGCAAGGTGTTCGAGCCGCCCGATGAGCACAAGGGCAACGTGGCGCGCGCGATGTTCTACTTCTCGGCGGAGTACAACAAGGCCATCCCCAACGACGAGGAGGCCGTGCTGCGCCAGTGGAACACGCTGGACACGGTGGACGCGGCCGAGGTGGCGCGCAACCGCCGCATCTCCGGGCTGCAGGGCAACGTGAACCAGTTCGTGGAGCACGCGGAGCTGGTGGACCGCGTCCGGGACTTCTGA
- a CDS encoding aspartate/glutamate racemase family protein, giving the protein MKTMGLLGGMSWESSAEYYRIANEYVKARLGGHHSAKIVLYSVDFAEIEKCQSAGRWDEAAVLLKAAAQAIERAGADVLVLCTNTMHKLAEDLKASIRIPFLHIAEATGQEILHQGVKTVGLLGTRYTMEQDFYKGKLLEMGLTVVVPPEEERQVVHRIIYDELCLGRVNGASREHYQRIIQGLIAQGAQGIILGCTEITLLIKQKDVPVPLFDTTSIHAIKAAEFCLASGS; this is encoded by the coding sequence ATGAAGACCATGGGACTGTTGGGTGGAATGAGCTGGGAGTCTTCGGCCGAGTACTATCGGATCGCCAATGAATACGTGAAGGCCCGGCTCGGCGGTCATCACTCCGCGAAGATCGTCCTCTACAGCGTCGATTTCGCCGAGATCGAGAAGTGCCAGAGCGCAGGCCGGTGGGACGAGGCGGCCGTTCTCCTGAAGGCCGCCGCCCAGGCCATCGAACGCGCTGGCGCCGACGTCCTGGTGCTCTGCACCAACACCATGCACAAGCTTGCGGAGGACCTCAAAGCCAGCATCCGCATCCCCTTCCTGCACATCGCCGAGGCGACGGGGCAAGAGATCCTCCACCAAGGCGTGAAGACCGTGGGGCTCCTGGGAACGCGCTACACCATGGAGCAGGACTTCTACAAGGGCAAGCTGCTGGAGATGGGGCTCACCGTCGTGGTGCCTCCGGAGGAGGAGCGCCAGGTGGTTCACCGCATCATTTATGACGAGCTGTGCCTGGGCCGCGTGAACGGCGCCTCACGCGAGCACTACCAGCGCATCATCCAGGGGCTCATTGCCCAAGGCGCGCAGGGGATCATCCTCGGCTGCACGGAGATCACCCTGCTGATCAAACAGAAGGACGTGCCGGTCCCCCTGTTCGACACGACGTCCATTCACGCGATCAAGGCCGCCGAGTTCTGTCTGGCTTCGGGCTCGTGA
- a CDS encoding PAS domain-containing sensor histidine kinase, protein MPERELDERFHLNLEDIKDFAIFRVDPEGRIASWNTGAERVKGYTAAEAIGQPFAILFTQEDRDAGRPEMEMRVASEKGVYQGEGLRVRKGGSIFAAEVTLRALANKGGVHRGFVKITRDIGERKRVESELKRRAEFEQQLIGIVSHDLRTPLTAISLATSLLLRMPALSAQAVRSLGRILSSAERAHRLIASLLDFTQARIGGGFVLKYAPLDLHEFMGLVVEELRLANQGREILFESAGDCRGEWDPDRFAQLITNLISNALNHGQEDAPVRARLSGEPTSVAIEIHNWGAAIPPGELPHLFEPMRRGGEKARAKNTHSIGLGLYIVQQIVLAHGGTVEATSSAEKGTAFTVHLPRSPPPPKEGV, encoded by the coding sequence ATGCCCGAGAGAGAGCTCGACGAGCGGTTCCACCTGAACCTGGAAGACATCAAGGACTTCGCCATCTTCCGGGTAGACCCAGAGGGCCGCATCGCCAGTTGGAATACGGGCGCCGAACGCGTCAAGGGCTACACGGCCGCGGAGGCCATTGGCCAGCCCTTCGCCATCCTCTTCACCCAGGAGGACAGGGACGCAGGACGGCCTGAAATGGAGATGCGGGTGGCCTCGGAGAAGGGGGTCTACCAGGGAGAGGGGCTCCGGGTGCGCAAGGGAGGCTCGATCTTCGCCGCGGAGGTGACGCTGCGGGCGCTCGCGAACAAGGGGGGCGTCCACAGGGGCTTCGTGAAAATCACCCGGGACATCGGCGAGCGAAAGCGCGTCGAGTCCGAGTTGAAAAGACGGGCGGAGTTCGAGCAACAGCTCATTGGCATTGTCAGCCATGACCTGCGCACCCCACTGACCGCCATCAGCCTCGCGACCTCGCTGCTGCTGCGGATGCCGGCGTTGAGCGCGCAAGCCGTGAGATCGCTCGGCCGCATTCTCTCTTCCGCGGAGCGTGCCCACCGGCTGATCGCCAGCTTGCTCGACTTCACCCAGGCGCGTATCGGAGGGGGATTCGTTCTCAAGTATGCCCCCCTCGATCTGCACGAGTTCATGGGCCTGGTGGTGGAAGAGCTGCGCCTGGCGAATCAGGGGCGCGAGATTCTCTTTGAATCTGCTGGAGACTGCCGGGGAGAGTGGGACCCGGACCGGTTCGCCCAGCTCATCACCAACCTGATCAGCAACGCCCTGAACCATGGCCAGGAAGACGCGCCGGTACGGGCACGGCTCTCCGGCGAGCCCACCTCCGTGGCCATCGAGATCCACAACTGGGGGGCGGCCATTCCACCCGGCGAACTGCCCCACCTGTTCGAGCCCATGAGGCGAGGCGGGGAGAAGGCCCGGGCCAAGAACACCCACAGCATCGGGCTCGGGCTCTACATCGTGCAGCAGATTGTCCTCGCCCATGGGGGCACCGTCGAAGCCACCTCCTCCGCGGAGAAGGGCACGGCATTTACGGTTCACCTGCCACGCTCCCCGCCACCTCCCAAGGAGGGTGTCTGA
- the hxsD gene encoding His-Xaa-Ser system protein HxsD: MSGNPPLPPDVPGVFAFQEGVVRLTLDLRVYRLAAVQKASYRFAEHFTVVLGTPDGHLLPVTCLFRPDTREAEALNAVRRYFQELLDQELREQIGEETRSVRALILAQAFSRTGLIRQD, encoded by the coding sequence TTGAGTGGTAATCCTCCCTTGCCGCCGGACGTGCCCGGGGTCTTCGCCTTCCAAGAGGGAGTGGTCCGCCTCACGCTCGACCTGCGGGTCTACCGCCTTGCCGCCGTACAGAAGGCCAGCTACCGCTTCGCGGAGCACTTCACGGTGGTCTTGGGCACTCCGGACGGGCATCTCCTCCCGGTCACCTGTCTCTTCCGTCCGGACACCCGCGAGGCAGAGGCTCTCAATGCCGTCCGGCGCTACTTCCAGGAACTGCTGGACCAGGAACTGCGCGAACAGATTGGCGAGGAGACACGGTCCGTGCGCGCGTTGATTCTCGCCCAGGCCTTCTCCCGGACCGGTCTCATCCGGCAGGACTGA